The genomic region TCTGGCTCATCACCTTTTCGATGTAGTTTTGTGTCTCCTTCTTAGGATCAATGCGATCAACGGTGAGATGATCTTTGGCGTCCTTATCTCCCAAATGATCCATGAGATGTGCAGCCGGATCGGTGGTGGTGAGATGAACCGGATATCCCTTATCTGCAAGTTTCAGGGCCACGGCAACGGCTACGCTCGTTTTTCCAACACCGCCTTTGCCCATGGTCATGATCAAACCATGGTCCTGCCGCGTGAGGTCTTCTATCAGGTCATTCAGACCGGGTAATGTGGCGAGCGGCTCTTTTTTCAGATCATCGGAATGACTGGCCATGATCTCGTCTTTCTCAAGCGGTTCGAATACTTTTCGAAGCTTATCAATGCCGAGAATGTTATACGGGCGAAGCGGAAATATCTCCCGGTCCAGGTGTTGAATGCTCTCCGGCATCTGTTCGATGGCCTGATCGGCGGTTTTCTTCATTTCCAATGCGACAGGATCGCCTAAATCCAAGGGCTCAAAATATCCGTTGATCAGCAGCAGTTGACTCGAAAGTCCAAGATCATCCAGTTCCCTGCTCGATCTGGCGGCTTCTTTAAGGGCGGACGTTTCGGGGCGGCTCACCAGGTAAACCGTGGTGGCATCCCCATCGCGAAGCCGGCTTACCACTTTCTCGTATAGTTCCTTGCTGCTTTTGAGAGAGGAGGTTGGACCCAGGCAGGAAGCGCCCTCCGGATTTTTATCAATGAAGCTGCTCCACGCCGCCGGCAGTTCCAGCAAACGCAGTGTGTGCCCCGTGGGAGCGGTATCAAATACCACGATATCATAGTCCTCGCCTTCGTGCTCGCCGGCTACGAAGCGGGAAAATTCATCGAAAGCGGCGATTTCGGTGGTGCAGGCCCCGGAAAGCTCTTCTCTTATTTTATTGAGCTGATCGGCTCCGAGCACATCCTCAAGGGGTTCCAGCGTGCGGTTTCGATACTCTTCAGCCGCAATTTCAGGATCAATATTGATGGCCTCCAGGCCGCTTACGCCTTCAATGGGCTGAACCTTATCGTTTACGTTGCTCTGCAGCACATCACCCAGGTTCGACGCCGGATCGGTACTGATCAGCAGCACGCGATTTCCTTCATCCGCCAGCTTCACCGCCGTGGCACATGCAAGCGTCGTTTTTCCAACGCCACCCTTGCCGGTAAAAAAGATGTATGGGGTAATCTTGGATAACATAGTGAAACCTCTTGATGGTTCTTATGACTTGTTCATATAATTTGATATCACATCAGCAGCATCCGCTTCCGGGAGCGCAGCCGTTGGATGGCTGAGAAGATACTCCCAGCAATTTGTTTGCCAGTTGTACCATATCGGAAGCCGGACTTTCTTTTACCTGCTGAGCCATCTGCAGTGTCCGGGCAAGGTCCTCTTTGGCAATGCCCAGTTTTTCTGCCTCTTTGTAATGGTGCTTCAGACACGGTTCGCAATTAGATGCCAGTGAAGCCGCTATCGCCACCAGTTCATTAATCCTGGCATTGTAGATGGACTCATGTGGTTTTTCTGCAGCTCCTTTTTCATTGCTTTTGGATTTTTCATCCAGCTGGCACAGATCTATTAGCAGCGCACGTGTGGGATAATCTCCTTCCAGCTCCAGCTTACCGTTTACGACGATAATCGGAAGAATATCGGTTCCCATTTTTTGAATACGCGTGATCACCTCAGGGTGATTTTTAAACGCTTCAGCCTCCTGCCCCAGGTTATATCGCTGTACTTCAACCCCCTGGCTTTTCAGCCATTTCAGGTCGTTATTAAAATCCACCAGTTTTTGATCCACCTCCGGTCCGCACACGCCCGTGCTGCAACACATTGGAGGATCGTACACTTCAATTTTGGTTTGTTTGTCCGTTTGGATAGTCATGATTTCCGAATTAGATATTTGACTAATTAAAATTTTTCGTTGAGTGGTTCATGAATTTTTCCCGTATTTCAAGGCGAGGGCCATCTGCCCGGCATGGTAGGCGGTATGCGTTGCAATACGGCCGAGGGCTTCAGCTTTTGCAACGGTGCCAAACTCCGCTGTGGTGACTTCTTCCTTCCAATCTTCAATCTCGCTGATTGCTTTTCCAAGTTC from Balneolaceae bacterium harbors:
- the arsA gene encoding arsenical pump-driving ATPase, with protein sequence MLSKITPYIFFTGKGGVGKTTLACATAVKLADEGNRVLLISTDPASNLGDVLQSNVNDKVQPIEGVSGLEAINIDPEIAAEEYRNRTLEPLEDVLGADQLNKIREELSGACTTEIAAFDEFSRFVAGEHEGEDYDIVVFDTAPTGHTLRLLELPAAWSSFIDKNPEGASCLGPTSSLKSSKELYEKVVSRLRDGDATTVYLVSRPETSALKEAARSSRELDDLGLSSQLLLINGYFEPLDLGDPVALEMKKTADQAIEQMPESIQHLDREIFPLRPYNILGIDKLRKVFEPLEKDEIMASHSDDLKKEPLATLPGLNDLIEDLTRQDHGLIMTMGKGGVGKTSVAVAVALKLADKGYPVHLTTTDPAAHLMDHLGDKDAKDHLTVDRIDPKKETQNYIEKVMSQKGKNMDEEGRKLLREDLESPCTEEVAVFHAFSKAIQKAKRQFVVVDTAPTGHTLLLLDTAGSYHREIMRNTNMDASHLKTPYMYLQDPEHSRLLIVTLPETTPVNEAAHLQEDLRRADIEPYGWIVNQSLSATEVSDPLLVQRAKEELPILETIQNEKANQLYSIPWIHGDSVAHSMAFPGEKELA
- the arsD gene encoding arsenite efflux transporter metallochaperone ArsD, which encodes MTIQTDKQTKIEVYDPPMCCSTGVCGPEVDQKLVDFNNDLKWLKSQGVEVQRYNLGQEAEAFKNHPEVITRIQKMGTDILPIIVVNGKLELEGDYPTRALLIDLCQLDEKSKSNEKGAAEKPHESIYNARINELVAIAASLASNCEPCLKHHYKEAEKLGIAKEDLARTLQMAQQVKESPASDMVQLANKLLGVSSQPSNGCAPGSGCC